Proteins from one Opitutales bacterium genomic window:
- a CDS encoding sulfotransferase, with translation MRIEDTSIDLPSPFTQQPLPLWLQVPSTLAKEFTSLSPKLDPESLTARAQRKTGLQANLSSRIGTALEVLCRSVRDEANLHWFGRVNFANLLNTGLSQLLLINDRFERQPELDQQPLNAPIFVTGMPRSGTTFLHRLLSSPSKTAAMPLYRLFFPNGGRFSKLNAEGLFYGWKVLSKRYGMDAIHYIRPGLPDECNFGMRLDIHSLIYWATGSTYSYLKWCLDQDMDESYKTYRRVLQLQQMRHPDKRLVLKCPHHLAWLPSLAKVFPEATIVQTHREPKEIIPSECKLVTSSQGMSTDRLDWKASVDANNHKSQTFASRAIEFAKKNTSTRVIHVRYSRLIKDPVALAKEIFDQINLNLSEEEIEEVRVFFSSNKKDKRGRNKYNLEQYGLSEDALNKDYSEYRELFLDPDAPFYGN, from the coding sequence ATGAGAATTGAAGATACATCCATAGACCTTCCTTCGCCTTTTACACAGCAGCCATTGCCACTTTGGCTACAGGTGCCTTCAACTCTTGCAAAGGAATTTACCTCATTAAGCCCAAAACTGGATCCTGAGAGCTTAACTGCACGCGCACAGAGGAAAACAGGGTTACAAGCTAATTTGTCCTCGCGCATTGGCACGGCTTTAGAAGTTCTTTGCCGATCGGTGCGAGATGAGGCAAATCTTCATTGGTTTGGTAGGGTTAATTTCGCAAATCTGCTCAATACTGGACTATCGCAACTATTGCTAATAAATGACCGGTTCGAAAGGCAACCGGAGTTGGATCAGCAACCACTCAATGCGCCGATTTTTGTGACGGGTATGCCTAGATCGGGGACTACTTTCCTTCATCGTTTGCTATCGTCGCCATCGAAGACCGCTGCGATGCCCCTATATCGACTTTTTTTTCCGAATGGAGGGAGATTTAGTAAGTTGAACGCCGAAGGGTTATTCTATGGATGGAAAGTATTGAGTAAGCGTTATGGAATGGACGCGATACACTACATACGACCGGGATTACCCGATGAGTGTAATTTTGGAATGCGTCTAGATATCCACTCATTGATTTATTGGGCGACCGGATCAACCTATAGCTACCTCAAGTGGTGTCTCGACCAAGACATGGATGAGAGCTATAAAACCTATCGCAGGGTGCTTCAACTACAGCAGATGCGTCATCCCGACAAGCGCTTAGTTCTAAAGTGTCCTCATCATCTTGCTTGGCTGCCGTCATTGGCTAAGGTTTTTCCTGAAGCGACTATAGTACAAACGCATCGGGAGCCGAAGGAAATTATTCCTAGTGAGTGTAAGCTAGTGACATCTTCGCAGGGAATGTCGACGGATCGCCTGGATTGGAAAGCGTCAGTAGATGCGAACAACCACAAATCGCAAACGTTTGCTTCCAGAGCTATTGAGTTTGCAAAGAAAAATACTTCAACGCGTGTTATTCACGTTCGGTATTCTCGGTTAATAAAAGATCCAGTAGCGCTGGCAAAAGAGATTTTTGATCAGATAAATCTTAATCTTAGCGAAGAAGAAATTGAGGAAGTGAGGGTCTTTTTTAGTTCAAATAAAAAGGATAAACGTGGGAGGAATAAATACAATCTTGAACAATATGGTTTGAGTGAGGATGCCCTTAATAAGGATTACTCGGAGTATAGAGAGCTGTTCTTAGATCCCGATGCACCTTTTTACGGAAACTGA